One window of the Kallotenue papyrolyticum genome contains the following:
- a CDS encoding ATP-binding protein: protein MQQLDHITLQRLLEGGEHERLAFARERSRPEELAETLAALANRDGGLLLVGVSGRTRARLEGLTDAEQIRERVLDAALLCTPPLLLPLPEITTLDGQALIIVEVPAGLPHVYSLQGRYLWRAGAVNQPIPPHALRQLLLERGGVAWERLPAAATLDDLDPAKIQRYVERVGPAAGGDALGWLERRGCLTRAADGAWQPTHAGLLLFARDIERHLPQCEITLVRYRGLSMSDEFERLDLRDTLPEQARRAEAWLRERMRTGSRLVGLERRDWIEYPPAVVREVLINAIAHRDYAIRGEGIRITMFADRLECYSPGRLPGHVTVENIRDERYSRNEVLVQALSDLGLIERLGYGIDRVLQQMAAEGLPAPLFRETAAGFLVTLQGHAVAEAVQRGQDTAQWQRMGLNQRQIAALLWLAEHQRITNRDYRELAPDISDETVRRDLADLVERGLLLRIGDRRGTYYILR, encoded by the coding sequence ATGCAACAGCTCGATCATATAACGCTCCAGCGCCTACTGGAAGGTGGAGAGCACGAACGGCTGGCCTTCGCTCGCGAGCGGAGCCGCCCCGAGGAGCTGGCCGAGACGCTGGCTGCGCTGGCCAACCGCGACGGCGGCCTGCTGCTGGTCGGCGTGAGCGGTCGCACCCGCGCGCGGCTCGAGGGCCTGACCGACGCAGAACAGATCCGCGAGCGCGTGCTGGACGCGGCGCTGCTGTGTACACCGCCCCTGCTGCTGCCGCTACCGGAGATCACCACGCTGGACGGACAGGCGCTGATCATCGTCGAGGTGCCCGCCGGCCTGCCACACGTGTATAGTCTGCAGGGGCGTTACCTGTGGCGCGCCGGCGCCGTCAACCAGCCGATCCCGCCCCACGCCTTACGTCAACTCCTGCTGGAGCGCGGCGGCGTCGCCTGGGAGCGCCTGCCTGCCGCGGCGACACTGGATGATCTCGATCCGGCCAAGATTCAACGCTACGTCGAACGCGTCGGGCCGGCTGCCGGCGGTGATGCGCTCGGCTGGCTGGAACGGCGCGGCTGTCTGACGCGCGCTGCCGACGGCGCGTGGCAGCCAACGCACGCCGGGCTGCTGCTCTTTGCGCGCGACATCGAGCGGCACCTGCCGCAGTGCGAGATCACGCTGGTGCGCTACCGTGGCCTGAGCATGAGCGATGAGTTCGAACGGCTGGACCTGCGCGATACGCTGCCGGAGCAGGCGCGCCGCGCCGAAGCCTGGCTGCGCGAACGCATGCGCACCGGCTCGCGGCTGGTGGGCCTGGAACGGCGCGATTGGATCGAGTATCCGCCCGCGGTGGTGCGCGAAGTGTTGATCAACGCCATCGCCCACCGCGACTACGCCATCCGCGGCGAGGGCATTCGCATCACCATGTTCGCCGACCGGCTGGAGTGCTACTCGCCGGGACGCCTCCCCGGCCATGTCACCGTGGAGAACATTCGCGACGAGCGCTACTCGCGCAACGAGGTGCTGGTCCAGGCGCTCAGCGATCTGGGACTGATCGAGCGGCTGGGCTATGGCATCGATCGCGTGCTACAGCAGATGGCCGCCGAAGGCCTGCCGGCGCCGCTCTTTCGCGAAACCGCCGCCGGCTTTCTGGTCACGCTGCAGGGCCATGCCGTGGCCGAAGCGGTACAGCGCGGTCAGGACACAGCGCAGTGGCAACGCATGGGGCTCAACCAGCGGCAGATCGCCGCGCTGCTGTGGCTGGCCGAACACCAGCGCATCACCAACCGCGACTACCGCGAGCTGGCGCCCGACATTTCGGATGAAACCGTGCGCCGTGATCTGGCCGATCTGGTGGAGCGCGGCCTGCTGCTGCGCATCGGCGACCGGCGCGGCACGTACTACATTCTGCGCTAG
- the rocF gene encoding arginase, whose product MQIDIIGVPLDFGAGRRGVDMGPSALRYAGLRQGLAALGHQVTDLGNISVPLLETCTMGDPHLKYMQPIVDVCQRLAERVNTSLEAGHLPLVLGGDHSLALGSVMGAAQGRRLGLIWLDAHGDFNTHETTPSGNIHGMPLAAICGLGAQELVTLGGRLREGAKVDPHNIAIVGVRDLDAREKPLLRASGVAVYSMETIDRLGINEVMHRAIEVASRGTDGIYLSLDLDGIDPMFAPGVGTPVPGGLTYREAHLAVELLAETGRLIGLDIVEVNPILDHRNTTGELAVQLALSACGKRIWQEL is encoded by the coding sequence ATGCAGATCGACATCATTGGGGTACCGCTCGACTTCGGCGCGGGCCGACGCGGCGTGGACATGGGACCGAGCGCGTTGCGCTACGCCGGGCTGCGGCAGGGCTTGGCCGCCCTAGGTCACCAGGTCACCGACCTGGGCAATATCAGCGTGCCGCTGCTGGAGACCTGCACCATGGGCGATCCCCATCTCAAGTACATGCAACCGATCGTCGATGTCTGTCAGCGTCTGGCTGAGCGCGTCAACACCAGCCTGGAGGCCGGGCACCTGCCGCTGGTGCTGGGCGGCGATCACAGCTTGGCGCTCGGCTCGGTGATGGGCGCCGCGCAAGGGCGCAGGCTGGGCCTAATTTGGCTGGATGCCCACGGCGACTTCAACACGCACGAGACCACGCCCTCGGGCAACATCCACGGCATGCCGCTGGCCGCCATCTGCGGCCTAGGTGCGCAGGAGCTGGTCACGCTGGGCGGGCGCCTGCGCGAGGGCGCCAAGGTCGATCCCCACAACATCGCCATCGTCGGGGTACGCGATCTGGATGCGCGCGAGAAGCCATTGCTGCGCGCGTCGGGCGTGGCAGTCTATTCGATGGAGACGATCGATCGGCTAGGGATCAACGAGGTCATGCACCGCGCGATCGAAGTCGCCAGCCGCGGCACCGATGGCATCTACCTAAGCCTCGATCTGGATGGCATTGATCCGATGTTCGCGCCCGGCGTCGGCACGCCAGTACCAGGCGGCCTCACCTACCGCGAAGCCCATCTGGCCGTCGAGCTGCTGGCCGAGACCGGGCGGCTGATCGGCCTGGATATCGTTGAGGTCAATCCGATCCTAGATCACCGCAACACCACCGGCGAACTAGCGGTACAACTAGCGCTCTCGGCCTGTGGCAAACGCATCTGGCAGGAACTTTGA
- a CDS encoding decarboxylase, translating into MEQTFREYLQARYGVGDEGSLNEFISRENGRLLFAGVDLEALVAQHGAPLEIAFCPLITQQIERMHQWADAARAQTRYEGAFVYAYATKANFSEEVVRTALQSGAHYETSSVADVRIATDLWRRGTLPNDRYVFCNGSKEDDYIDAILHLRLAGQRHVVPVVDDLDEWQRYRDCPVTMTVGVRAREYAQCSGGDRFGLLPDEIEQVVAELAGTPHRLVLYHAMVGSQLEDQDAWMARLEAAIAAFCELRRRVPSLHMFSFGGGMPTSAYRLDFRFDYAAFLQRLFATIKATCRRYGVPVPDVVGEFGRYTVAAHSVYLLEVGKVKRGRDGAPPWYLLNGSLMVSAPDTLIVEGQQFIILPLSGWDDPAQEVRLGGRRTCDSDDQYPQPGQEALVLPRSNGGLIIAVFGVGAYQAMLGGKGGAHHCLSPEMKRVVIEQQGTRLVTRVIEEQSLSQIMTALGYQPQPARVRRSPTPRVRRPDAWRIMARGLSYQRALDESWLAANPQP; encoded by the coding sequence TTGGAGCAGACATTTCGTGAGTACCTTCAGGCCCGCTACGGGGTCGGTGACGAAGGGTCGCTGAACGAGTTCATCAGCCGCGAAAACGGGCGGCTGCTGTTCGCCGGTGTGGATTTGGAGGCTCTGGTGGCCCAGCATGGCGCGCCGCTGGAGATCGCGTTTTGTCCGCTCATCACGCAGCAGATCGAACGCATGCACCAGTGGGCCGACGCGGCCCGCGCACAAACGCGCTACGAGGGCGCGTTCGTATACGCCTACGCAACCAAGGCCAATTTCAGCGAAGAGGTGGTGCGCACCGCCCTGCAGAGCGGCGCGCACTATGAGACCTCCTCGGTAGCCGATGTGCGCATCGCCACCGACCTGTGGCGTCGCGGCACGCTCCCCAACGATCGCTACGTCTTCTGCAACGGTTCGAAAGAGGACGACTACATCGATGCGATCCTGCACCTGCGCCTGGCCGGGCAGCGCCACGTCGTCCCGGTTGTGGACGATCTGGACGAGTGGCAACGCTACCGCGACTGCCCGGTGACCATGACTGTCGGCGTGCGCGCGCGCGAGTATGCGCAGTGCTCCGGCGGCGACCGCTTCGGCCTGCTGCCCGACGAGATCGAGCAGGTGGTCGCGGAGCTGGCGGGCACGCCGCACCGCCTGGTGCTGTACCACGCCATGGTCGGCTCGCAGCTCGAAGATCAGGACGCCTGGATGGCGCGCCTGGAGGCGGCGATCGCCGCCTTCTGCGAGCTGCGCCGGCGCGTGCCATCGCTGCACATGTTCAGCTTCGGCGGCGGCATGCCGACCTCGGCCTACCGCCTCGACTTCCGCTTCGACTATGCTGCCTTTCTGCAGCGGCTCTTCGCCACGATCAAGGCGACCTGCCGGCGCTATGGCGTGCCCGTGCCGGACGTGGTCGGCGAGTTCGGACGCTACACAGTGGCCGCGCACAGCGTCTATCTGCTGGAAGTCGGCAAGGTTAAGCGTGGACGCGATGGCGCGCCGCCCTGGTACTTGCTCAACGGCTCGCTGATGGTCAGCGCGCCCGATACCTTGATCGTTGAGGGGCAGCAGTTCATCATCCTGCCGCTGAGCGGTTGGGACGATCCCGCACAGGAGGTGCGCCTGGGTGGCCGCCGCACCTGCGACTCGGACGACCAGTACCCGCAGCCGGGCCAGGAAGCGCTGGTGTTGCCACGCAGCAACGGTGGCCTGATCATCGCCGTGTTCGGCGTCGGCGCTTACCAGGCCATGCTGGGCGGCAAGGGCGGTGCGCACCACTGCCTCAGCCCGGAGATGAAGCGCGTGGTGATTGAGCAGCAGGGCACGCGCCTAGTCACCCGCGTGATCGAGGAGCAGAGCCTGAGCCAGATCATGACCGCGCTGGGCTACCAACCGCAGCCTGCCCGCGTGCGCCGCAGCCCAACGCCGCGCGTGCGCCGGCCCGACGCCTGGCGCATCATGGCCCGCGGCCTGAGCTACCAGCGCGCGCTGGACGAGAGCTGGCTGGCGGCCAATCCTCAGCCCTAG
- a CDS encoding TIGR00730 family Rossman fold protein — protein sequence MSDQQASQPAPSSKRAVDKRALHAGQPTEDQRLLAPPPPEEISFIHSDPWRIMRIMGEFVEGFDALAELGPAISIFGSARVKPEHPHYQAAVEVARLLGEAGFAIITGGGPGIMEAANRGAQLAGAASIGLNIELPFEQDFNPYVDLGIEFRYFFVRKTMFVKYAQGFVIFPGGFGTMDELFEALTLIQTGKVQNFPVILFGSAYWSGLLAWLGGPMLDEGKICPDDLDLLIVTDSPEEVCDLLVRAYTERWRAAQEERARAATRQALQQAAASSPARRTRRTSADQRRHGC from the coding sequence ATGAGCGATCAGCAAGCTTCACAACCCGCGCCGAGCAGCAAGCGCGCGGTCGACAAACGCGCACTCCATGCCGGACAGCCCACCGAGGACCAACGCCTGCTAGCACCACCACCGCCGGAGGAGATCTCGTTCATCCACAGCGATCCCTGGCGGATCATGCGCATCATGGGCGAGTTCGTCGAGGGCTTCGACGCGCTGGCCGAGTTAGGGCCGGCGATCTCGATCTTCGGTTCAGCGCGCGTCAAGCCCGAGCATCCACACTACCAGGCGGCGGTCGAGGTGGCGCGGCTGCTGGGTGAGGCCGGCTTCGCGATCATCACCGGCGGCGGTCCCGGCATCATGGAGGCCGCCAACCGGGGCGCACAACTAGCGGGCGCCGCGTCGATTGGCCTCAACATCGAACTGCCCTTTGAGCAGGACTTCAACCCTTATGTCGATCTGGGCATCGAGTTCCGCTATTTCTTTGTGCGCAAGACCATGTTTGTCAAATACGCTCAGGGCTTTGTGATCTTTCCAGGCGGCTTTGGCACCATGGACGAATTGTTCGAGGCGCTGACCTTGATTCAGACCGGCAAGGTACAAAACTTTCCGGTGATCCTCTTCGGCTCGGCCTACTGGAGCGGGCTCCTGGCCTGGCTCGGCGGGCCGATGCTGGACGAGGGCAAGATCTGCCCCGACGATCTCGATCTGTTGATCGTCACCGACTCGCCGGAGGAGGTCTGCGATCTGCTGGTGCGCGCCTATACCGAGCGCTGGCGCGCCGCGCAGGAGGAGAGGGCCCGCGCGGCGACCCGTCAGGCGTTGCAGCAAGCGGCGGCGTCCTCCCCGGCGCGCCGCACGCGGCGCACATCGGCAGACCAGCGCCGGCATGGGTGCTAG
- a CDS encoding bifunctional homocysteine S-methyltransferase/methylenetetrahydrofolate reductase produces the protein MAHPFIERITKAPLLADGAMGTQIYLHGIDFEQCFDAVNLSNPQLIAEIHRSYIAAGAELIETNTYGANRIKLEPYGLQDRVREINVRAMKIAREAREIAGTNTFIAGAVGPLGALLEPYGQLTSEQARAAFAEQIGALYEQGADLLIFETFSDLRELVLAIEVARSLCDLPIVAQMSFANDGRTALGHTPAEVVTRLRAAGADVIGANCSVGSQRVFDVLEAMHLAAPDARLSGMPNAGFPTERHNRIFYPSSPEYMARYARRMVEELGVSLVGGCCGTGPEHIAAMREALRDLDPDAPAGHVHAAVVVVPAVAEEASPTADGQPTRLAEMLARGEFVISVEIDPPKGHNPRRCLEGARLVKEAGAHVINVADSPMARVRMSALALCTMIQAETGLETILHFTTRDRSLMGIQSDLLGAHALGVRNILALKGDPPALANYPGTRGVFDVDTIGLVKVISGMNRGVDTAGNDIGAPTTFHIGVALDINAADPEHEIQRLHQKVAAGAHFAMTQICYDAEALQRFLDRLGRPPVPLILGILPLQSYRQAEFLRNEVPGIAPTDEALRRMKLAGPDGRREGVRMAQELLLAVRHLVQGVYIMPSFNRWEVAAEVIAAL, from the coding sequence ATGGCGCATCCGTTTATCGAGCGCATAACCAAGGCGCCGCTGCTGGCCGACGGCGCGATGGGCACACAGATCTACCTGCACGGCATCGATTTTGAGCAGTGCTTCGATGCCGTCAATCTCAGCAATCCGCAGCTGATCGCCGAGATTCATCGTAGCTATATCGCTGCCGGCGCGGAGCTGATCGAAACCAACACCTACGGCGCCAACCGCATCAAGCTCGAGCCCTATGGCCTGCAGGATCGCGTGCGCGAGATCAACGTGCGCGCCATGAAGATCGCCCGCGAGGCGCGCGAGATTGCCGGCACCAACACCTTTATTGCCGGCGCGGTTGGGCCGCTGGGCGCGCTGCTGGAGCCCTACGGGCAGCTCACGTCCGAGCAGGCGCGCGCTGCCTTTGCCGAGCAGATCGGCGCGCTCTACGAGCAGGGCGCCGACCTGCTGATCTTCGAAACCTTCAGCGATCTGCGCGAGCTGGTGCTGGCGATCGAGGTGGCGCGCAGCCTGTGCGATCTGCCGATCGTGGCGCAGATGAGCTTTGCCAACGATGGGCGTACGGCGCTAGGCCACACGCCCGCCGAGGTAGTCACCCGCCTGCGTGCCGCCGGCGCGGATGTGATCGGCGCCAACTGTTCGGTCGGCTCGCAGCGCGTCTTTGATGTGCTGGAGGCGATGCACCTCGCCGCGCCCGACGCGCGCCTGTCGGGCATGCCCAACGCCGGCTTTCCCACCGAGCGCCACAACCGCATCTTCTATCCCTCCTCGCCCGAATATATGGCGCGCTACGCGCGGCGGATGGTCGAGGAGCTGGGCGTCAGCCTGGTGGGTGGGTGTTGCGGGACGGGTCCCGAGCATATTGCCGCCATGCGCGAGGCGTTGCGCGACCTCGATCCCGATGCGCCGGCAGGGCATGTGCACGCGGCGGTGGTGGTGGTGCCGGCGGTCGCCGAGGAGGCGTCGCCCACGGCCGACGGGCAGCCGACGCGCCTAGCCGAGATGCTGGCGCGTGGCGAGTTTGTGATCAGCGTTGAGATCGATCCGCCCAAGGGCCACAATCCGCGTCGCTGCCTGGAGGGCGCCCGGCTGGTCAAGGAGGCCGGCGCGCACGTGATCAACGTGGCCGACTCGCCCATGGCGCGCGTGCGCATGAGCGCCCTGGCGCTGTGCACCATGATTCAAGCCGAAACCGGCCTGGAAACGATCCTCCATTTCACGACGCGCGACCGCTCGTTGATGGGCATTCAGAGCGATCTGTTGGGCGCGCATGCGCTGGGTGTGCGCAACATTCTGGCGCTCAAGGGCGATCCGCCGGCGCTGGCCAACTATCCGGGCACGCGCGGCGTCTTCGACGTGGATACTATCGGCCTGGTCAAGGTGATCAGCGGTATGAACCGCGGCGTGGACACCGCCGGCAACGACATCGGCGCGCCCACCACCTTCCACATCGGCGTGGCGCTCGATATCAACGCCGCCGATCCCGAGCATGAGATCCAGCGGCTGCACCAGAAGGTAGCTGCCGGCGCGCACTTCGCCATGACCCAGATCTGCTACGACGCCGAGGCGCTCCAGCGCTTCTTGGATCGCCTGGGGCGACCGCCGGTGCCGCTGATCCTCGGCATCTTGCCGCTGCAGAGCTACCGTCAGGCCGAGTTTCTTCGGAACGAGGTGCCCGGCATCGCGCCAACGGATGAGGCACTGCGGCGCATGAAGCTGGCCGGTCCCGATGGACGGCGCGAGGGCGTGCGCATGGCCCAGGAGCTGCTGCTGGCGGTGCGTCACCTGGTGCAGGGCGTGTACATTATGCCCTCGTTCAACCGCTGGGAGGTTGCCGCTGAGGTGATCGCGGCGCTCTAG
- a CDS encoding IS5 family transposase (programmed frameshift), whose protein sequence is MEPLLPTRVNTHRFGGGRPRVPDRRCADAIFYVLRTGGQWASLNETDLCAKSTAHDRFQEWVEAGVFLALWKAGVERFDELRGLDWNWLSMDGAMTKAPLGGKKTGPNPTDRGKDGVKRSLLTEGHGVPIGVAIDGANRHDMKLVRATIESLVVERPAPTDAQPQGMCLDKGYDFAEVRAVLAEFGFTAHIRSRGEEAKQLAREAGKIARRWVVERSHSWLNRFRRLLVRWEKKGQHYLAFLHFACALVAFRAAGLFG, encoded by the exons ATGGAACCACTGCTCCCCACGCGGGTAAACACGCACCGCTTTGGCGGAGGCCGGCCGCGTGTGCCTGACCGCCGCTGTGCTGACGCTATCTTTTATGTGCTGCGAACGGGCGGCCAGTGGGCGTCGTTGAATGAGACCGACTTGTGCGCCAAATCCACCGCCCACGACCGTTTTCAAGAATGGGTCGAGGCTGGCGTGTTCCTCGCACTGTGGAAAGCCGGTGTCGAACGCTTCGATGAATTGCGAGGGCTGGACTGGAACTGGCTGAGTATGGACGGGGCGATGACCAAAGCGCCG TTGGGGGGGAAAAAGACCGGCCCAAATCCCACTGACCGTGGCAAAGACGGCGTCAAACGCTCGCTGCTGACCGAGGGCCACGGCGTGCCAATTGGCGTAGCCATTGATGGCGCGAACCGTCACGATATGAAGCTGGTGCGCGCCACGATTGAAAGCCTTGTGGTCGAGCGACCCGCCCCGACGGACGCGCAGCCTCAGGGGATGTGCCTGGATAAAGGGTACGACTTTGCGGAAGTGCGGGCGGTGCTGGCGGAGTTCGGCTTTACCGCACACATTCGCAGTCGTGGAGAGGAAGCTAAGCAACTCGCCCGCGAGGCCGGCAAGATAGCACGGCGCTGGGTGGTGGAGCGCAGCCATAGCTGGCTCAACCGCTTTCGCCGCTTGTTGGTGCGCTGGGAGAAAAAGGGCCAGCACTATCTTGCCTTCCTGCACTTTGCCTGTGCCTTGGTCGCCTTTCGCGCCGCTGGGTTATTCGGATAG
- a CDS encoding ATP-binding protein, with product MADQGTYTPRSLTTLLEQLAVCRDPRTALPLLELLHASVAGGLWLALPPVNEGAFFPITDYESLWSWLRRNEMPPPPPPCPDTLPLRIGDQLIGLVRRPVGAADESALAMLAEHLGQVLCRWRRALQENRASIEKATLVSLCRAANAHNDLQRVLAEAYAALRQSLPFDAFVATVYDPVADMNVLSYSVAAGEVFVDNLVGPVPNSLQGYIVRHRCSLHFDDLYNEIERYQGVQIVHFGGDTRMRSWIGVPMVLGDGRAVGMLSVQHALPGLYSEQDLRFLEQVAVPVAIAIEKAMLLQQRDREIAVLTAQTELSEALGRAHDVRTALEVALTALEKSFPDQVYVLYAIDREGTIVAALCKENGQLYRDLGVGAAIQAHGLSYYILCQPGPVRFNSGHELEAAGVVWGQAGDSSQPITESLIGAALHASDGSPLGLISVQSYQRNAFDQRHAALLGSIARQIALVVENARLIEQDQQRLRELEQANRELDLAQHRVIEAERRRAISDIAAGVAHDFNNLIGAILGNAQLIRLAETLEEAQALAEMIEVAARDAATIVRRIQEFTRSRDTLERTAVPVEALIESAINMTRPRWRDEAQFLGVAITIRREIQPVEAVLGIEAELREVLINLILNAIDAMPEGGTLTIGCCQEGDFVSIWVRDTGIGMGPEVLAHIGQPFFTTKGSRGSGLGLAVSQGIVQRHGGELTFHSVEGQGTTATITLPVIRQPGLVLPKDQVEHRFAATIMVVEDDTLLRQVLRRMLERAGHRVFDVATGNEALRLLERQPVDVLITDLGLSGMSGWEVARAARQILPDLRVLLATGWGERLAAEDAQRSGVMEILSKPLEQRTLLEAVQRAISARR from the coding sequence GTGGCTGATCAGGGGACCTACACACCGCGCTCACTCACAACCTTGCTGGAGCAGCTTGCTGTCTGCCGCGATCCGCGCACCGCGTTGCCGCTGCTGGAGTTGCTGCACGCCAGTGTTGCCGGAGGGCTCTGGCTGGCGCTGCCACCGGTGAACGAGGGAGCATTCTTCCCCATCACCGATTACGAGAGCCTATGGAGTTGGCTACGTCGCAACGAGATGCCGCCGCCGCCGCCGCCATGTCCCGATACGCTACCCCTGCGGATCGGCGATCAGCTGATCGGCCTGGTGCGCCGTCCGGTGGGCGCAGCCGATGAGTCGGCGTTGGCGATGCTGGCCGAGCACCTAGGGCAGGTGCTATGCCGCTGGCGGCGCGCCCTACAAGAGAATCGCGCCTCGATTGAGAAAGCCACGCTGGTGAGCCTGTGCCGTGCCGCCAATGCGCACAACGATCTGCAGCGCGTGCTAGCCGAGGCCTATGCAGCACTGCGTCAATCGCTGCCCTTCGACGCCTTCGTAGCGACGGTGTACGATCCGGTGGCGGATATGAACGTGCTTTCCTACAGCGTCGCTGCCGGCGAAGTCTTTGTCGATAATCTGGTCGGGCCGGTGCCCAACAGCCTGCAGGGCTATATCGTGCGCCATCGCTGTTCGCTCCATTTCGACGACCTGTACAACGAGATCGAACGCTATCAAGGGGTGCAGATCGTGCACTTCGGCGGCGACACGCGCATGCGTTCCTGGATCGGTGTGCCGATGGTGCTCGGCGATGGGCGGGCCGTGGGCATGCTCAGCGTGCAGCATGCGCTGCCGGGGCTCTACAGCGAACAGGACCTGCGCTTTCTGGAACAGGTGGCCGTGCCCGTAGCGATCGCGATTGAAAAGGCGATGCTCTTGCAGCAGCGCGATCGCGAAATCGCCGTGCTGACCGCGCAGACCGAGCTTTCCGAAGCCCTGGGTCGCGCCCATGATGTGCGTACCGCGCTGGAGGTGGCGCTGACCGCGCTCGAAAAATCCTTCCCCGATCAGGTGTATGTCTTGTACGCTATCGATCGCGAGGGCACGATCGTGGCCGCGCTGTGTAAGGAGAACGGCCAGCTCTACCGCGATCTGGGCGTGGGTGCGGCCATTCAAGCTCATGGCCTAAGCTACTACATCTTGTGTCAGCCAGGGCCGGTACGCTTCAACAGCGGCCACGAGCTGGAAGCCGCCGGCGTTGTCTGGGGCCAGGCCGGCGACAGCTCCCAACCGATCACCGAGTCGCTGATCGGCGCGGCGCTGCACGCTTCCGATGGCTCGCCACTGGGCCTGATCTCGGTGCAGAGCTACCAGCGCAATGCCTTCGATCAGCGCCATGCTGCCCTGCTGGGTAGTATCGCCCGGCAGATCGCGCTGGTGGTCGAAAATGCGCGGCTGATCGAACAGGACCAGCAGCGCCTGCGCGAGCTGGAACAGGCCAATCGCGAGCTGGACCTGGCCCAGCATCGCGTGATCGAGGCCGAGCGCCGGCGGGCGATCAGCGACATCGCCGCGGGCGTAGCCCATGATTTCAACAACCTGATTGGTGCGATCCTGGGCAATGCTCAGTTGATCCGTCTGGCCGAAACGCTCGAGGAGGCGCAGGCGCTGGCAGAAATGATCGAGGTGGCGGCGCGCGATGCGGCGACCATCGTGCGGCGTATTCAAGAATTTACTCGCTCGCGCGATACCTTGGAGCGCACGGCCGTCCCGGTCGAGGCGTTGATCGAGAGCGCGATCAACATGACGCGGCCGCGCTGGCGTGATGAGGCCCAGTTCCTGGGCGTGGCGATCACCATCCGGCGCGAGATCCAACCCGTCGAAGCGGTGCTGGGCATCGAGGCCGAACTGCGCGAAGTGCTGATCAACCTGATCCTGAACGCGATCGATGCCATGCCTGAGGGTGGTACGTTGACGATCGGCTGTTGCCAAGAGGGCGACTTCGTCTCGATCTGGGTGCGTGATACCGGCATCGGCATGGGTCCTGAGGTGCTGGCGCACATCGGCCAGCCCTTCTTCACCACCAAAGGTAGCCGTGGCTCCGGCCTGGGCCTGGCCGTGAGCCAGGGCATCGTTCAGCGCCACGGCGGCGAGCTGACCTTCCATAGTGTCGAGGGCCAGGGTACCACCGCCACAATCACGTTGCCTGTGATACGCCAGCCCGGGTTGGTGCTGCCGAAGGATCAGGTCGAACACCGATTTGCGGCTACGATTATGGTCGTCGAAGACGATACGCTCCTGCGGCAGGTCCTGCGGCGCATGCTGGAACGCGCCGGCCATCGCGTCTTCGATGTGGCCACCGGCAACGAGGCCCTGCGTCTGCTCGAACGGCAGCCGGTGGATGTGCTGATCACCGATCTCGGCCTGTCGGGTATGAGCGGCTGGGAAGTCGCGCGCGCCGCACGGCAGATCCTGCCCGACCTGCGAGTGCTGCTGGCTACTGGCTGGGGTGAGCGCCTGGCCGCAGAAGATGCGCAGCGCAGTGGGGTAATGGAGATTCTTTCCAAGCCGCTTGAGCAACGCACGCTCCTGGAGGCCGTGCAGCGCGCCATCAGCGCGCGACGTTGA
- a CDS encoding metal-binding protein, which produces MPSARTHDVITIISGAALLPLAWTLTTDLSITLSLSGAHLLSGLLFSCDLDIDSTEYRRWGPLRLLWWPYKEMIPHRSWLSHGLIIGPLLRLAYFALIAGGLAWLVLTLLDRGELWQRWGTALGDWLRAHPEEVYAALIGFVLGGAAHSIPDWLSTGAKRAWNGWTRL; this is translated from the coding sequence ATGCCATCCGCCCGTACGCACGACGTGATCACCATCATTTCGGGCGCGGCCCTGTTGCCGCTGGCCTGGACGCTCACCACCGATCTGAGCATCACGCTGAGCCTCAGCGGCGCGCATCTGCTGTCCGGCCTGCTGTTCTCGTGCGATCTGGATATCGACTCGACTGAATACCGACGCTGGGGCCCGCTGCGGCTGTTGTGGTGGCCCTACAAAGAGATGATCCCGCACCGCTCCTGGCTGAGCCACGGCTTGATCATCGGGCCGCTCCTACGTCTGGCCTACTTCGCGCTGATCGCGGGCGGCCTAGCGTGGCTGGTACTGACGCTGCTGGATCGCGGCGAGCTGTGGCAGCGCTGGGGCACGGCGCTGGGCGATTGGCTGCGCGCCCATCCGGAGGAGGTCTATGCCGCGCTGATCGGTTTTGTGCTCGGCGGCGCGGCGCATTCCATTCCCGACTGGCTGAGCACCGGCGCCAAACGCGCCTGGAACGGTTGGACGCGTCTGTAG